The Cellulosimicrobium cellulans genome contains the following window.
TCGAGGTGCAGCGAGACGGGGACGCGTGCCGCGACGGCGATCTCGCGACAGGCCGCGACCAGGGCCGTCATGCGGCCCTCGTGGTAGCGGACGGCGTTCTCGCTGATCTGCAGGATGCCGGGAGCCCCGGCGTCCTCGAGGCCGGCGACGATGCCCTCGGCGTGCTCGAGCGTGATGACGTTGAACGCGAGCACGGCGCCGCCGTCGCGCGCCGCCGCAGCGACGAGGTTCCCCGTCGCGGCCAGGGTCACAGGGCACCTGCCGGGACGACGGCGCGGAGCGGCTCGGGGAGCAGGTCGCCGTGCGCCGTGACGAGCTCGTCGCACAGGGCCCAGATCTGCTCGGGGGTGAGGGTCGAGGACGCGTTCGGGTCCATGAGGACGGCCTGGCGCACGAGCCGAGGGTCGCCGGTGCGCGCCGCCTCGACGGTGAGCGCGCCGACGGAGACGTACGGCTGGTTGAGCGCCGCGCACTGGGCCGGGAGCGAGCCCATCGGCACGGGACGCAGGCCGTCGCCGTCGACCGCCGCCGGGACCTCGACGACCGCGCCCTGGGGCAGGTTGTCGATCAGCCCGTGGTTGGGGACGTTGACGTGCACCTCGCGCGGCGTCCCGGTGACGAGCGAGTGGATGATCTGGGGCGCGTACTCGCTCGCGCCGTCCTCGAGCGCGAGGTCCTCGCCGGCGGCGAGCGCACGCCGCGCCGCCTCGAACTCCGCGACGTTCTCCCGGCTGATGCCGACGTACTCGAGCGGCTGCAGGCGGTAGCGCTCGATCTGCTCGTCGGAGCGGAGGAACCACGGCAGGTACTCGGAGGAGTGCTCGCTCGTCTCCGTCGGGTAGTAGCCGAGGCGACGGAAGATCTCGACCCGGACGCGACGCTCGAGCCCGGGGTCGCGGCGGATCGTCTCGCGCAGCCGGGGGTACAGCGACTCGCCCTGGTGCTCCCACTCGAGCAGCCACGCCTGGTGGTTGACGCCCGCGGCCCGGTACCGCGTCTCCTCCACCGGGACGCCCACGAGCTCCGCGAGGTCGTGCGCCGTCCAGTAGACGGAGTGGCAGAGCCCGGCGACCTGGAGGTCGGGAGCGACGGTGGAGACCCACCACACGTTCATCGCCATCGGGTTCGTGTAGTTGAGCAGCCACGCCTCGGGGCACAGCTCGCGCATGTCGGTCGCGATGCCCTCCAGCACCGGGAACGTGCGCAGCGCGCGGAACACGCCACCGACGCCGGTCGTGTCGCCGATGGTCTGGCGCAGTCCGTGGCGCGCGGGGATCTCGAGGTCCTTCAGCGTCGCGTCGATGCCGCCGACCTGGATCATGTTGACGACGAAGTCGACCCCGTCGAGGGCCCGGCGACGGTCGGCGTACGCCTCGACGGTGGCCGACGCCCCGAGCTGGCGGCTCACCTGACGCGCGGTGCCCTCGGCGACGCGGAGCCGCTCGGGGTCGATGTCGTGCAGCACGAGGCGGGCGTCGGCGAGCTCCGGGTAGCGCAGGATGTCGGCGACGAGCTGGCGGGTGAAGACGACGCTCCCGGCGCCGACGAACGCGATGCTGACCATGTCGACGATCCTCGGCGCCGTCGAGCGCACTGTGCAAGAATACGATCAGATTTCGCTGATAACACTCACTTTGAATGAGCGATTTGCCTCGTCCGGGCGCCGAGGGCCTCGGGCGTCCGCCCCACAACCGCCGGAAGGAAGCGCATGTCCGTCGCACCCGACGCCGCGCCCCGCGCGATCTCCCACAAGCGCAGCGACCGCATGATGCGGGCGCTGACGTACGTCAACGAGCACGGCACGGCACGCCTCACGGAGCTGGTCCACGAGCTCGGCGTGTCCTCGGCCACGATGCGGCGCGACCTCGCGGACATGGAGGAGCAGGGCCTCGTGCTCCGCACGCACGGCGGGGTGCGCGCCCTCGACCCCACGACGGAGGTCCCGGTGCTCCTGCGCGACTCCCGGTTCCGCGAGGCGAAGCTGCGCATCGCCCAGCACGCCGCCGGGCTGCTCCCGCCGGGGCGCTACTCCGTCGCGATCAGCGGCGGCACGACGGCGGCCGCCGTCGCGCGCGCCCTCGCGACGCGACCCGACCTCGCGATCGCCACGAACGCCCTGACGACGGCGACCGAGCTCGCCGCGCGCAGCAACCTGCAGGTCATCATGACCGGCGGGTTCGTCCGCTCGAGCTCGCTGGAGGCCGTCGGCGTGCTCGCCGAGCACACGTTCAACGCGATCAACGTCGGCACGGCGTTCCTGGGCACGGACGGCATCAGCGTGCGCGGCGGCGCGACGACGCACGACGAGACCGAGGCGCGCACCAACCACGCGATGGTCGCGCACGCCGAGCGCGTCGTCGTGGTCGCGGACGGGTCGAAGGTGGGGCGCGTGACGCTCGCCAAGATGGCGGACCTCGAGGAGATCGACGTGCTCGTGACGGACTCGTCCGCCGACCCGGAGGCCCTCGACGCAATCGCGGCGGCCGGTGTCGACGTCCAGGTCGTGCCCGACGACGGTCCGGTCACGGCCGTGCAGCCGGCCGAGGGGCCGACCACGCCGCTCTGACCCCGCAGCGGGTCTACGGCACCGGGAGCGCCACGGCCTCGACCTCGACCTCGCCGACGAGACGGCGGGCCAGGTCCGCGTCCAGGACGGCCGCACCGGGGACCTGGGCGTTGGCCGTGCCCGCGGCGGCACCGAGCGCCACCGCCGCGGCGAGGGAGGCCCCCGTGTCGAGCGCGACGAGCATCCCGCCCAGGAACGAGTCGCCGCTCCCCACCGGGAAGCGGCCGACGTGGCCCCCGAGCCGCACGCGCAGGACGCTCGTGCCGTCGCTCGCCCACGCCCCCTCCGCGCCGTCCGTGACGACCACGAGGCCGCCCGACCGGTCGCGGATCCCGGTGACGAGCGCTGGCCCCGGGGTGTCCTCGGGGACGCCCAGCAGCTCTGCCGCCTCGACCCGGTTCACCTTGACCAGGTCGGGCCCCTCCCCCACGGCACCCGCGAGCGCCGGACCGTGGCTGTCCACGGCGACGCGGGCACCCGCCGCCCGCAGCCGACCGACGACGGCGCCGACCACGCTCGGCGCGATGGTGCCGGGGAGGCCGCCGGACAGCAGCCACCACCCGCCGTGGTGCGCGGCGAGGTCGAGCGCGAGCCCGACGGCACGGTCGAGCGTGTCCGGACCCACCGGGACGGCACGCTCGTAGATCTCGGTGAGCGCACCGGTCTCTGCGGCCAGGACCGAGACGCACGTGCGCGTCGGGTGCTCTCCCGGCACGACGCGCAGGTCTACGCCGTCGGCTCTCGCCCCCGCCGCGACGTCCTCGCCCGATCCCCCGGCGAGGACCGCGACGGCGGTCGTGCGGGCGCCGAGCGACGCCGCGGCGCGGACCGCGTTGAGCGCCTTCCCCCCACCGACGCGACGGACCTCGCGCGGGCGCTGGATCCCCTCGAGCGCGTCGACGACGTACGTGACGTCGAGCGACGGGCTGAGGGCGAGCGCGGAGATCATGCGAGCGCGGCACGCAGCGCGGCCAGCGTGGCCTGCGCCCCGGTGCCCCCCGGGCCGCGCGTCGACAACGAGCCGGCGCAGGCCGCCCAGCGCACGCGTTCGGTCTCGTCCTCGATCCCGTGCGCGAGGGCCGCGAGGTAGCCGGCGTCGAAGCTGTCTCCGGCGCCGGTCGTGTCGACCACGTCCACGGCGAGCCCCGGGGCACGCACGACGGCTCCGGCCGGTCCCACGGACCACCCGCCGCGCGCACCGTCCTTGACCACGACGCGGGGGCCGCGCGCGGCGACCGCCCGGGCGAGCGCGGCGTCGGGATCGCCGGTGTGCGGCGCGTCCCGCACGCCCGCGCCGAACGCCGCCGCGACGGCGCGCAGCTCGTTGCGGTTCGGCAGCAGCACGTCCACGTGGGGCAGCAGGTCCGCGAGCCCGGTCCAGCGCTCGGCGGGATCCCAGTTCGTGTCGAGGCTCGTCGTCCACCCCCGCGCGCGTGCGGACGCGAGGACCGCGGGCAGGTCCGCGGCGAGACGCGGCTGGAGGAAGAACGACGCGACGTGCACGACGCCGGGCGGCCCGTGCCAGCCGTCGAGCACGGCGAGCGCGTGGGAGCCGGTGAGGGTCGGGATCGTGCCCGGGACCGTGAGGATCGCCCGGTCGTCGGGCGTGGAGAGGATGACCGAGAGCCCTGTCGGCTCGTCGTGGGCGACGTCGACGGCGGAGACGTCCACCCCGGCGGCGCGCAGCGCGTCGAGCGTGAAGGTGCCGAACGTGTCCGCGCCGACGCGCGCGACGAGCGTCGTCGGCACCCCGAGGCGCGCGACGCCGGCCGCCGCGATGCTGGCCGAGCCGCCGAGGACGAGGTCGCCGGAGTCGGCGAGCTGCTCGGCCTGGCCGAAGCGCGGGACGACGTCGCCGCGCAGCACGAGGTCGACGTTCGCGTCGCCGACCACGACGACGGGTCGTGAAGCGGTCCGGTCGGGTCCGTCGGGCAGGGTGTGGGGCGTGGTCATCCCTTGACTCCGGTGAAGGTCATGGTGGCGATGAACTGGCGCTGGGCGAACAGGAAGAACAGCACCAGCGGCAGGGTCGCGACGACGTTGCTCGCCATGAGCAGCGACCAGTCGGTCCGGCGCGCGCCCTGGAAGTTCGTGATCCCGAGCTGGAGCGTGAACGACGACGGGTCGTTGATCGCGATGAGCGGCCAGACGAGGTCGTTCCACGAGCCGAGCAGCGTGAAGATCGCGAGCGTCGCGAGCGCGGGCCGCGCGAGCGGGAGGATGATCCGCCAGAACGTCGCGAGCCGGGAGCACCCGTCGAGGACGGCCGCCTCCTCGAGCTCGGGCGGGAGCGACAGGAAGAACTGGCGCATGAGGAAGATCCCGAACGCCGACGCGAGCCACGGGACCATCGCGGCGGCGAGCGTGTCGATGATGCCGATGCGCGCGAAGAGGACGTACGTCGGGACCATGAGGAGCTGGGTCGGGATCATGATCGTCGCCATGATCGCGAGGAACCCGAACGTGCGGCCCGGGAACTTGAGGCGCGCGAACCCGTACCCGGCGAGCGAGCACAGCACGATGTGCGACGCGACGGCGACGACCGAGACGAGGACGGTGTTCGTCGTCCAGCGCAGCACGTCGGTCTCGGTGAAGAGCTTGACGTAGCCGTCGAGCGTGAGCTGCGAGGGCCAGAACCGCGGAGGGAACCGGTTGATCTCCGCCTCGGGCGTGAGCGACGTGAGGAACATCTGCACGAACGGCGTCGCGAACAGCGCGGCGACGGGGACGAGCAGCAGGTGCCACAGCCAGGCGCGTCGCCGCCGGCGCCGCGGTGCGGGGGTGGCGGTGGTGGTGGCGGGGAGCGGGCCGTCCGGGGCGCCGGGCGGCACCGCCTGCGGTCCGCCGGGCGCCGCGGCGTAGGCGGCAGGTCCGGGAACGGTCGTCGACATCAGAGTCCACCAACCTTCGTGCGGCGGGAGTAGAGCGTCACGGCGATGGTGATGAGCAGGGTCACGGCGAACAGCCCGTACGCCACGGCCGAGGCGTACCCGAACTCGAGCTCCTTGAACGCCGCCTTCCACAGGTAGTACACGATCGTCTCGGTCGACCCGAGCGGGCCGCCGCGCGTCGTGGTGTAGACGAGGTCGAAGAGCTGGATCGCCTGGATCGTCTGCCAGATGGCGACGAACACCGTGACCGGGGCGAGCTGGGGGAACGTCACGTGCCAGAACGACTGCCACCGGTTCGCGCCGTCCACACGGGCGGCCTCCGCGAGCTCGACCGGGATGTCCTGGAGCGCGGCGAGGTAGATGACGGTCGTGAACGCCGCCTGCCCCCACAACGACATGATCGTGATGACGACCATCGCCTGCGACGGGTCCTCGAGCCAGCCCTGCTGCGGGAGGCCGAGGACGCGCAGCACGTTGTTCACGAACCCGAACTGCGGGTTGAACAGGTAGGTCGTGAGGATGCCGGTGGCCGCCGCGGAGACCACGAACGGCAGGAACACGAGGGTGCGGTAGACCCCGACCAGGACGAGCCGGCGGTTGAGCGCGACCGCGAGACCGAGCCCGAGGAAGAGCGACGCCGGGACGAACAGCGCGGTGTACAGGAGCGTGTGCCCCACCGCGGCGCCCAGCTCGGCGTCGGTCAGCATGCGCCGGTAGTTGTCCGCGCCCACCGGTTCCGGGGTGGAGAAGCCGTTCCAGTCCTGCAGCGACAGCAGGAACGCCCAGACCGCGGGGAAGATCGACAGACCGACGACGAGGAGCGTCGCCGGGGTGACGAAGCCCCACCCGGCGAGCGCCTCCCCCGTCCGGCGGCGCCGCGGGGGCCGCCGGACGGGGGTGGGCGCGATCGTCGTCGTCACTGGTCCGCCAGCGCTTCGTCCGACCGGTCGGCGGCCCGCTCGAGCGCCTCGCGCGGTTCTCCCTTGCCCTGGAGGACCTCCGAGACCGCCGTGCCGACCGCCTCGGAGAGGTTCACGTACCCCGGCACGGTCGGGCGGGGGATCGTCGCGTTCTCGCTGTTCTGCGCCATGACGTCCAGGCCGGGCATCGCCGCGACCTGTGCCTGGAACTCCGGCGAGTCGATCTCGCTCTCGCGCAGCGGGAGGTTGCCGTAGACGACGTTCCAGCGCACGTCCTGCTCGGGGTCGGTCAGCCACCTCGTGAACTCGTACGACCAGTGCTCACGGTTCGCGTCCTGGTGGTCGAAGAGGACCCAGAGGTCGGCGCCGGAGATCGTCGTGTGCTCGCCGCCGTAGGCCGGCAGGGGGACGACGCCGTACTGCGTGCCCGCGACCTGGAGGTCGTACAGCGTCCACGGCCCGGACGTGACCATGCCGATCTGGTCGCTCGCGAAGATCTGCGTGAACTTGGTGTCGGTCTGGTCGAGGTAGACCGACCCGTCCTCGACGGCCATGTCGCGCAGGAACGTCAGCGCGTCCACGCCGGCGTCGGAGTCGAACCTCGCGGTCGTGCCGGACTCGTCGAGGATCTCCCCGCCCCGCTGCCACAGGTGCGGCCAGAACTGCCACGTCGTCTCCTCGGAGCCGGAGACCCCGTAGGCGTAGCCGTACGTGCTCGTCGCGGGGTCCGTGAGCTCCTTCGCCGCGGCGCGGAAGTCGTCCCACGTCCAGTCCTCGGTCGGGTAGTCCACGCCGGCGGCGTCGAACACCGTCTTGTTGTACAGGAGGGAGAGGTTGTCGACGACGGCCGGGAAGCCGATCGTCGTCTCGCCGTCCGGCTGGGCGGTGGCGCGAGCGGCGCCGGAGAACTCGTCCCAGCCGACGTCGGGGTCGCTCACCTGGTCGGTGATGTCGAGCGTGCGCTCCGACTCGGCGAGCTCGCTCGCCCAGGAGCCGAACGCGTAGGAGATGTCCGGGTAGGTCCCGCCGGCGAACGAGGACGACAGCTTCTGCAGCAGGTCCTCCGTCGACGGCGCGCCCGACGACACCTCGATCGTCACGTTGGGGTGGAGCTCCTCGAACTCCTCGGCGAGGCCCGTGAGGATCGTCTGGGCCTGGTCGGCCTGGCCGGTCCACCACGTGAGCGTGACGTCGGCCTCGGGGTCGAGGGTCGTGGCGCCCTGCGTCCCGGACGAGCACGCGGCGAGCAGCAGCGCGCCGGAGACGACGGCCGCTCCGGCGGCTCCCCGGGCCACGGTGAGAGGACGGTCGGGACGGCGGCGGGTGGGATGACGGAACATTGTCGGCCTTGTCTCTTGGGCGGTCTCTTCGTCGAGTGTCCGGGTACTGCGTCCCCGTCGGTGACGGGCTGTCGCGGGTCGTCCTCAGCCGAGGACGACGGAGCGGGTGAGGTGGCGCGGCGCGTCCGCGTCGAGGCCGCGGTCGGTGGCGAGGGCGACGGCGAGGCGCTGGCACTGCACGAGCTGGACGAGCGGGTCCCCCTCGAGGTGCACGACGGTCGCGCCGGTACGCCGCACGTCGTCGGCGAGCGCCGGGTCGTCCTCGCCCAGCAGGATCACGAGCGTCGCGTCGGTCGCGACGGCGACCGGCCCGTGCCGGTAGTCGAGCGCCGGGTACGACTCGGACCACGCCTGCGCCGCCTCGCGGATCTTCAGCGCCGCCTCCTGCGCGAGGCCGTAGGCCCACGAGCGGCCGAGGAACACGAAGTGCTCGAACGCGCCCGGTTCGACGGGC
Protein-coding sequences here:
- a CDS encoding carbohydrate kinase family protein, giving the protein MTTPHTLPDGPDRTASRPVVVVGDANVDLVLRGDVVPRFGQAEQLADSGDLVLGGSASIAAAGVARLGVPTTLVARVGADTFGTFTLDALRAAGVDVSAVDVAHDEPTGLSVILSTPDDRAILTVPGTIPTLTGSHALAVLDGWHGPPGVVHVASFFLQPRLAADLPAVLASARARGWTTSLDTNWDPAERWTGLADLLPHVDVLLPNRNELRAVAAAFGAGVRDAPHTGDPDAALARAVAARGPRVVVKDGARGGWSVGPAGAVVRAPGLAVDVVDTTGAGDSFDAGYLAALAHGIEDETERVRWAACAGSLSTRGPGGTGAQATLAALRAALA
- a CDS encoding ABC transporter substrate-binding protein, with the translated sequence MARGAAGAAVVSGALLLAACSSGTQGATTLDPEADVTLTWWTGQADQAQTILTGLAEEFEELHPNVTIEVSSGAPSTEDLLQKLSSSFAGGTYPDISYAFGSWASELAESERTLDITDQVSDPDVGWDEFSGAARATAQPDGETTIGFPAVVDNLSLLYNKTVFDAAGVDYPTEDWTWDDFRAAAKELTDPATSTYGYAYGVSGSEETTWQFWPHLWQRGGEILDESGTTARFDSDAGVDALTFLRDMAVEDGSVYLDQTDTKFTQIFASDQIGMVTSGPWTLYDLQVAGTQYGVVPLPAYGGEHTTISGADLWVLFDHQDANREHWSYEFTRWLTDPEQDVRWNVVYGNLPLRESEIDSPEFQAQVAAMPGLDVMAQNSENATIPRPTVPGYVNLSEAVGTAVSEVLQGKGEPREALERAADRSDEALADQ
- a CDS encoding alpha-glucosidase/alpha-galactosidase, yielding MVSIAFVGAGSVVFTRQLVADILRYPELADARLVLHDIDPERLRVAEGTARQVSRQLGASATVEAYADRRRALDGVDFVVNMIQVGGIDATLKDLEIPARHGLRQTIGDTTGVGGVFRALRTFPVLEGIATDMRELCPEAWLLNYTNPMAMNVWWVSTVAPDLQVAGLCHSVYWTAHDLAELVGVPVEETRYRAAGVNHQAWLLEWEHQGESLYPRLRETIRRDPGLERRVRVEIFRRLGYYPTETSEHSSEYLPWFLRSDEQIERYRLQPLEYVGISRENVAEFEAARRALAAGEDLALEDGASEYAPQIIHSLVTGTPREVHVNVPNHGLIDNLPQGAVVEVPAAVDGDGLRPVPMGSLPAQCAALNQPYVSVGALTVEAARTGDPRLVRQAVLMDPNASSTLTPEQIWALCDELVTAHGDLLPEPLRAVVPAGAL
- a CDS encoding carbohydrate ABC transporter permease produces the protein MSTTVPGPAAYAAAPGGPQAVPPGAPDGPLPATTTATPAPRRRRRRAWLWHLLLVPVAALFATPFVQMFLTSLTPEAEINRFPPRFWPSQLTLDGYVKLFTETDVLRWTTNTVLVSVVAVASHIVLCSLAGYGFARLKFPGRTFGFLAIMATIMIPTQLLMVPTYVLFARIGIIDTLAAAMVPWLASAFGIFLMRQFFLSLPPELEEAAVLDGCSRLATFWRIILPLARPALATLAIFTLLGSWNDLVWPLIAINDPSSFTLQLGITNFQGARRTDWSLLMASNVVATLPLVLFFLFAQRQFIATMTFTGVKG
- a CDS encoding 1-phosphofructokinase family hexose kinase encodes the protein MISALALSPSLDVTYVVDALEGIQRPREVRRVGGGKALNAVRAAASLGARTTAVAVLAGGSGEDVAAGARADGVDLRVVPGEHPTRTCVSVLAAETGALTEIYERAVPVGPDTLDRAVGLALDLAAHHGGWWLLSGGLPGTIAPSVVGAVVGRLRAAGARVAVDSHGPALAGAVGEGPDLVKVNRVEAAELLGVPEDTPGPALVTGIRDRSGGLVVVTDGAEGAWASDGTSVLRVRLGGHVGRFPVGSGDSFLGGMLVALDTGASLAAAVALGAAAGTANAQVPGAAVLDADLARRLVGEVEVEAVALPVP
- a CDS encoding DeoR/GlpR family DNA-binding transcription regulator, translating into MSVAPDAAPRAISHKRSDRMMRALTYVNEHGTARLTELVHELGVSSATMRRDLADMEEQGLVLRTHGGVRALDPTTEVPVLLRDSRFREAKLRIAQHAAGLLPPGRYSVAISGGTTAAAVARALATRPDLAIATNALTTATELAARSNLQVIMTGGFVRSSSLEAVGVLAEHTFNAINVGTAFLGTDGISVRGGATTHDETEARTNHAMVAHAERVVVVADGSKVGRVTLAKMADLEEIDVLVTDSSADPEALDAIAAAGVDVQVVPDDGPVTAVQPAEGPTTPL
- a CDS encoding carbohydrate ABC transporter permease, translated to MTTTIAPTPVRRPPRRRRTGEALAGWGFVTPATLLVVGLSIFPAVWAFLLSLQDWNGFSTPEPVGADNYRRMLTDAELGAAVGHTLLYTALFVPASLFLGLGLAVALNRRLVLVGVYRTLVFLPFVVSAAATGILTTYLFNPQFGFVNNVLRVLGLPQQGWLEDPSQAMVVITIMSLWGQAAFTTVIYLAALQDIPVELAEAARVDGANRWQSFWHVTFPQLAPVTVFVAIWQTIQAIQLFDLVYTTTRGGPLGSTETIVYYLWKAAFKELEFGYASAVAYGLFAVTLLITIAVTLYSRRTKVGGL